The genomic stretch GCCCTTGGTAAGGCGGCTTACCGGAATTCGGAAGGAGGACGAGACGAGTTATCTCACGCTCAGTATCCCCGCAATTCGGTGCGGCGCATGGCGAAAACCTTCAGCCTCGCATAGCTTGCGGTAAAAGTACTTCTTCCACTTCATGTTTTTGGTGATGCCGGCTGCCAGCATGGGGAAACACGTGGCACGCCGTCATGCAAAATCATCGAATGTGCGTCAGACCCAATTTTGCACGCCGGTTCGCACCCGTATGAGGCGCTGAGTAAATCTAGACTGAGACCAGGAGTGCCCGCGACTTCACATGCGGGATGCCTCCTGCAACATTATCTGCCGCATCCAGATGCTTGCCGGATCACTGTTGTGGAGGGTGGGCCATTGGACGGCCTCGGTGAACGTGGGTAGTGGCCGCGGAAGTTCGATGATCCGCAAGGGGAAGGTTTTTTTGAAATGCTGAACCAGCCGGAAGGGCATGGTCGCTATCCGAGCTGTGCCTGAGACCATCGGCGGGATCATGCTAAAGGCCTGTACGACGATCTCAACACGTCTCTTGAGACCATGCTCAAGCAAAAACTGTTCCTCGATGGATGGCATCTGGGCACCGCCGACCCTGAACGCAATGTGTTTCATCGACACGTATCTCTCGAATGTAAGCTGACGTGGCAACTGCTTGTTCGTGGGGCAGCCCACGCACACGAATGTCTCGTCGAACAGCGCCGCTCTTGGATGGGCGCTCGACATGAAAAATTCCGGAAGAATCACAAAATCGACGTCACCGCGCCGGAGAAGCTCATCGGGGTCGTTGTCGAGCGGCCGCAATTCGAAGCTGACGGCGGGTGCTTCGCGTGCAACCCGCTCCACGACCTTTTCAAAAAACACGAGTGTGGCGAAATCGGAAAGAATGATCCTGAAGCGGCGATCGGATTGAGCCGGATTAAACGGATCCCAAGAAATAATCGAGCATTGGATGTGCAAGAGTGCGCCACGAACAGCGGGGGCGAGTGTTTCCGCACGCGGGGTTAGAACGCGTTCGCGGCCGCTCATCGTAAACAGTTCATCGTTGAAATAGTTGCGCAGCCGGGCGACGGCCGCGCTCATGGCCGGCTGACTAAGGTTGATGCTGCTTGCCGCGGCCGTGAGGTTGCGCGCGGTCAGCAGTGCGTCGAGCACGACGAGAAGGTTCAGATCAAGGCCTTTGAAACGCATGCCTCATCTGTCCGTAACGTGGTTGTTTGTCATCGTGACCATTATGGGCGCTCGTTTACGGTCCCACTCAGAGGTGTTGTGTCCCGACCTGCCGCCCGCGCGCGTGGAGGACGTGCTCGTCGTAGTTATGGGGATAGCGCGGCCGACGAGCGAATGGCCGACCGGTACAACAGTCGATCGGATAGGTCCGGAGCTATGAAACATGTCGATTACAGATGCGAATTTTTCACGTGGCTAATTGATTACAGATTGAGATTTGAGCAGACTTGGGCGTGGCGGCGCTCCGACAACGATCCGCGACACATATCCGAGGTTGCGCGCAATACTGCGAATTGCCATCGCTATGACGACAATCGCCACTCCAAGCACAGTTGCGAAGGTGATTCTGGTCGTGAGATTCCAGACTTCTCCAAACTGTATCAAATCCATGAGGCGAAACACGGCACCCTGGACCAGGTAAAGCAGCAGCGTGCTCTGACCAAGCTGCACCGCGACAAAGCGAGCTACTCTAGTCGAATAGACAAGTCTCCAGCATTGGAACATAGACTGCATTGCTACCGCAGAAGCCGCCAAAGAGCCAGAGAACATCAGAAAAACTTGTTTAGCTGACTGTTCATCATGAATTAAAACGAGATTGTTGTAGGCATAAGTCTCCTTGCCCCACCCGAGGAAGCATATGAAAGCCGCTATCGAAAATAAGACAACAAAAATGGATTTGTGACGCCAGATGACGCCATTCTGCCATCCGATCGGCTGGGCAAACAGGAACCCTAAACAATAAAATGGGTAAGTGTACTTTAACAACGGGGTTATTGATAACGTGATGGGTGCGAATGCGACCGCAATTGCAGATGCGCTTATGATCCATATCGATAGACGGTTGAAAGTTGTAAGAACTCTAATCAGAATGAACGAAATAAATGCCGCCCATATGAACCAATAGGTTCCAATAACTTCCGTCGACAAATCCAACAATGTATCAGTTAAACTCTTCATGGGAAAAATAACTGCGGACTTTAACGTCCAAATCAACGTACACCAAAAAAGCATTGGCAGTAGTAGCTGCATTGCCCGCTCACCGACACCTTGGGTGAACGATTTTCGCAAAATTGCCCCAGAAGAAAGATATCCGCTTAGCGCCATAAAGAGAGGCATATGAAACATGTAGATCGACTTGAAATACGGCGACAGCCAGAAAGCGTCGGTGCCCTGGTAGATTAAATATTGTAACAAGTGCCCAATTATCACCAAAGTAATGAGTATGCCTTTGGCGAAATCGAAGCTTAGGTCTCGGTTGTTTGTCCCTGCTGGGCACGAGCCGCGTCCCTTCGCTCCGGCTCTTATGTTATCAAGCATCAGACTCCAGCCTATCTGTTGCAGTTGCTACTTGCCGTTTCTGGGCACGGCGAGCGCGGTGCAAAGGATCGAAAATCACGCCGATCGCGGCGTGGTATGGAGGGCCGATTGGCTGCAACCGAGCGGACAACATCCCAGTGCCTGATCGCAAACCTCGAGCGCATTGGCGGTCGCGATCATGTGTGGCGATGCGAACGCCCGGCACTATGGTCGTCTGGCCGTCTCTGCAAAACCTCTCAAGATGGTTTCGCAGCGGGTGCCGAACCATGCCAAAAGCGAATGGAATGCCACGCTGCTGCAGCACCGGACGCATGACGCGGATAGAACGACTCATTCCGAGTCTCTCAAGATCCGGATGCATCCTGTACGATCCGAGTTCGCCTACCAAGCAATCAACCTCGCCAACCGTGAAGAAATGGCGCAGCAGGTCCTAGTGAGCTGCTACGCCGTGCACATCAGAGCCGATTGCGCGAACCTTCGGCCCTGCACCGGCCCAGCTACAACCGCCTGAAAGCCCCTGTCGCCCATAGGCCTTTTGGAAGAAGGCGGAGAGTTCGACATGATCGGCTACTTACAAGTCATTTCCCAGCACACGCTGCAGAAGCAGTGGCGTGATCGGGCGCATGTCAAGTGCGGTCATCTATGCAGCGCCCTGGAAGTTTGGTAAAATCGATTGTTTAGATCGCGAGCATCCACGCTATGGATAAGTGAAAGCCATGCGCTTCAAGGGCCTTGATCTGAACCTTCTCGTCGTGCTCGACGCACTGCTGACCGAGCGGACCCTCACGGCGGCGGCAAGCAGCATCAACCTTAGTCAGCCGGCCATGAGCGCGGCCGTCGCCCGGCTGCGCGACTATTTCAACGATGAACTGTTTACGACGAGCGGCCGCGAACGTGTTCTAACCCCGCGTGCGGAAACACTCGCCCCCGCAGTTCGCAGCGCACTCTTGCAAATCCAGTGCTCGATTATCTCTTGGGATCCGTTTAATCCGGCTCAATCCGATCGCCGTTTCAGGATCATTCTTTCCGATTTCGCCACACTCGTGTTTTTTGAAAAGGTCGTGGAGCGGGTTGCACGCGAAGCACCCGCCGTCAGCTTCGAATTGTTGCCTATCGACGACGACCCCGATGAGCTTCTCCGGCGCGGTGACGTCGATTTTCTGATTTTTCCAGAATTGTTCATGTCAAGTGCCCATCCAAGAGCGGCGCTGTTCGACGAGACGCTCGTGTGCGTGGGCTGCTCCACGAACAAGCAGCTGCCACGGCAGCTTACATTCGAGAGATACATGTCGATGAGGCACGTTGCGGTCAAGTTCGGGCGGACGCTGAAGCCCTCCATCGAGGAACAGTTTTTTCTTGAGCATGGTCTCAAGAGACGTGTCGAGATCGTTGTGCAGGCCTTTAGCATGATCCCGCCGATGGTCTCAGGCACAGCTCGTATAGCGACCATGCCCTTCCGGCTGGTTCAGCATTTCAAAAAAACCTTCCCCCTGCGGATCATCGAACTTCCGCTGCCACTACCCACGTTCACCGAGGCCGTTCAATGGCCCGCCCTTCACAACAGTGATCCGGCAAGCATCTGGCTGCGAGAGATATTGCTACAGGAGGCGTCTCGAATGACTTCTCCGGGGGACGCCAAAAGGCGCCCCAGGCAGCCCTAATTTACTCCCGCGTCTCACGCCGGCACTCGCGTCAATAGCCCGTGTCGGAAGAGAGCGACGCTCGCGGCAAGTGCGCCTGCGAGGTCGTCCAGCGGGTGGGCTGCGTCGACAAACGGTGCGAATGAGAAGGGCCCCCCATAGCCGCCATCAAGCAGCGCCCGGATCTGGCTGCCATTGTCGGAACCGACCAGGACGCGATCCGGGTAAATCCAGTGGATCGGATCGTTCACGCTTGAAATGTGGACGAGACCGGTCAGCTCGGAGGAGAAGAACGTCTCCCCGGCAAGCGTGTGGTGGAACGTGTCGTGCACGAGGCGGAAGACGGATTGGCCATCAATGGCGGCAATGGCCTTAGCCGCTTCGTTCTTCGATCGAAGCGAGCAGGTCCGGAAGCCCAGCGGCTCGATGAGACCGATCAGACCGCGCGACTGGAGGATCGGCTTGAGCGCCTTCAAGGCGACGCGGAGATCGCCCCGGCGCTCGACATTGGCGGGCCAGGAGCCATCGTTGACCGGCACCAGCATGAGCGTCTTGGCTCCGCAGGCCGCTGCATAATCGGCGAGCTTGCTCGCCTCGGCCCTGCGGGCGGGGGTCCACTCATTGAAGCGCTGGAGGGCATTGACGGAAATAATCCCAACGCCTGTGTCGGCGGCCGCAGACCGGACGTCCGCCGCCGGCATGCCGCGTGCAATAGCATTGCTGCCCGGTTGGCTGCGGATCTGGACATCGGTTAGGCCCTGGTCGCGGGCAAAAGCGAAAAGTGCCCTGACGTCAAGTCCGGGCGTCGCCAAATAATCGAGTGCAAAGCGGGGCGATGCTTCGCGCATGGCTTGGCTTTCCTTCCATGAAACGGGCGTCATTCTCGGCTGACTGGCTTCTACCGTGCGTTGATTCGCGAGGTCCGAAATGATGGGCATGAGCGAGGCGAGGCAGTCGTACTCACGTTTCTCTCACGCTATGTTTTTCTCTCATTTATGAGCCGACGTTCACCCAAACGGCGGTGCCGCGCCTCCTGAGACATGGTTAAATAGGTGCAATGACCGAACTCGCTCGCAGCCATCCAACTGCTTCCGCAAGGTACCCGCCAAAGTCAGGCAGCAGGGTGTTTCGCCAGAGCGAGGCCGACGCCCAGCGCGATCATCGCGCCACCTGACGCCTCCCTCAGGCGGCGGATCAACCCGGGACGCGCTGCCGCGCCGTCTTGAATGCCGCTGGCCACGACGGCAACCACGATGTCGGCGAGCGTGTTGAGCGCAATGGACACGGAGCCAAGCACCACGAATTGCAGAGCTACGAGCCCTGCGCTCGGATTCACGAACTGCGGAATGAAGGCGAGGAAAAAGACTGCCGTCTTCGGGTTGAGCGCCTCGACCAGTACCCCTTCACGAAACGCCCGCCGGGGTCCGACTGGACCCACTGCGGCGCCGTCATCGCCGCCAGTCGCTCCCTTGAGGCGGGCGGCTTGAAAGGTGCGAAAGCCGAGCCAGACGAGGTAGACCGCGCCGAACAGCTTTAATGCGGAGAACAGTTCCGAGCTCTCGAGCACGATCGCGGAAACACCTAAGCTTGCGGCGAGGACGTGGATCATGCCCCCCAACCCCGTGCCGAAGCTGGAAGCGATACCTTCCCGACGACCACCGGCGAGCGTGCGCGCGGCAACGTAGAAGATGCCCGGACCGGGGGTGATGGCGAGCACGGAGGCCGCGGCGAGGTACAGGGCGAGTGGGGTCAGTTCTGGCATGATGGTCGATTCCGACGAAGTTCATGATTATTTTGGGATGAGAGCGGCGACGTCGCGGTCAGATGCCCGCTCGCTCACCGCAAGGCCCGCCGCCACGCCAGCGCGGTCGGCCGCGTTCCGGTTCTGGCTCATTTTGCGCTTGCCCTCCAGCCTCGTGATTGGCATGCGCAGGCCGACGATTCCGCGGAGTTGCGCCTGTATAAAATCCGGCGGCGCGTCCGACACCGCCCAAGGCGAGGCGCGCTCGCCCTCGTGGTGGTCGGTCAGCCGATTCACGACGTCCAGCAATCTTCCCGCATCCTCGAAGAACTCGACCGGGCCATAGGCGTGGACGGCGACGTAATTCCAGGTCGGGACGACCTTCCCGGTTTCCCGCTTGGTCGCATACCATGCCGGCGTCACGTAAGCGTCCGGCCCCATGAAGATGGCTAAGCCGTCGCCCAGCGGCGGAACACGGCACTGGGGATTGGCCTTCGCCAGGTGCCCGTAGATCACGCCGTGCTCGCCCTCGCTCTCGTCAAGGAAGAGGGGCAGTGGCGTTGCGAGCGGCCCTTCCGCCGTGACGGTAACGAAGTTCGCCAGCAGCGCCGCGCGAATGGTCGCGCGCAGGCATTCCTTGTCGTCGTCGCGGAAAGCGGGAGGGATGTACATCGCGAAACTCCTTGCGTTACCAAGTCAGGTATCGGCAAGCTGGCCTATTGGAAACAGCCAGTCAGAAGCTATTGAGGTAGTCCAGTTGGTGAAAGATGGCATCGCGCACCGGATCAGGGCACCGGAATCCCCGGTGCCGGTCACGGTATGCGAATTGCTTGCCAAACCTTTTGGACGCAGCCAGCGATCCCGCTTGGTCGCTATGTGAGCCTGCGGCAAGCCCAATGAAATTGATCCAACGCAAAGTGAACCATACATGCAAACAATCGTCGAAAAGTGAACCTACCGGCGATGCTAGGCATGCCGAGAGCCTGCGCGGGTTTTCACTGTAGCAGGTGACAACACTACCCTTAGCCAACCGGTCGGAGCCGACCAGTTTGTCCGATGTCGACGAAGTGCTTGTTCGCAGGGCGCAAACGGCCTGTAAGCCTTCATAAGCGAGACCACACAGGTACTGGCTGGGAAAGCAGGTCCGTGGGATCTCGCATTTCAGTGATGTTCTGGAAGCGAGCGAATTTCATATCCGCAGGCATCTAATGCAGGAATCAGATTGGACAGCGCCATAACGGTCTGGTTGCGCAGACTGGCTTGAGTGCTCCGTGTCGACTCGTCGGGAGGGCATCCGTCGTGCAAGAGCACGATTGCGCCGGGGCGTACCGAGGCGAGCACTGCATCGACGATCGCGTCGGTGCCGGGGCGCGACCAGTCTCTTGGGTCGATCGACCAATGAAGGGCCGCCAGCCCCGCGATCTCTGAGGCAGTGAACACTTCTTCGCTCCAGGCGCCGTATGGCGCGCGAATGTAGCGGATCGAGGCCTGCGGGCATGCCAGCATGATGGCCTGGTTCGCCTCAAATACTTCACGTTGCACTTCGCCCAAACCGCATTTGGACAGGTCCGGATGAGACATCGTGTGGTTGCCTACCTCATGCCCTTCTGCGATCATTCGCTGGATGAGTTCCGGATGCTCTGCGGCGTAAGCACCAATGACGAAGAATGTCGCTGGCACCCGATTTTGCGCCAGCACATCGAGTATCTGTGGTGTGAAACATGGATTGGGACCGTCGTCAAACGTCAGATAAACGCTTCGACGCCCGGTGCCGTCAGCGCATTCACTCTGCACCTTCCATCTGTCATCGAGACGTCTCATAGCTGCGAACCCTTGCGGTCAATTGTTGTACCGGTCGGCCATTCGCAATCGGCATAACCCCGATCCTTGAGGTAGGGGCCTACGCTATCGGGGGGAGCTTGTCGCGAAGAGCCGACGCGATGCAGCTTGCGCCGATCACCGATGTACCTGGTCGAAAAGGGGATCGGCTCGCTTGATGTTCGGCGCAGACCAGGAGGGACACACCAGAAAATGCTCCTCGGAGCCAACGCACGCATCGACAATCTCCTTAGGGCTGCATCCTTGAATTCTTCCTATGGGACGTTCTGTACAATCGGCAAAATCGATTGTTTCGATGACAAGCATCCACGTTGCGGATAGATGAGACAAAGGCTTGGATCGCGTGCAACCTCACGGCGGCGGCAGCAGCATCAACCTTAGTCAGCCGGCCATGAGCGCGGCCGTCGCCCGGCCGCGCGACTATTTCAACGATGAACTGTTTACGATGAGCGGCCGCGAATGCGTTCTAACCCGCGTGCGGAACCGTCAGCGTCTCAGAGTCGAGCGACGACGTCGCGCAGCATCTCGACGCCTTTTTCGATCTGCCGGATGCTCAGGGCGGAATAGCCCATGACAAGCCCGACGCGGTCGGCTTCGCCTGCTCCCGACTGCCGATGATAAAGCGGCGAAATCGGGTGCAGACCCAGACCCGCGTATTGGGCAGCTTCGACCAACGCCGTTTCACGCGATCGCGGCAGGTCGTTGAACCATATGACGACGTGCAGTCCAGCCTCTGCCCCCTGGACGGCGATCCGACCTTGAAAACTCCGCTTCAGGGCGGTCAGCAATGCCTCCCGGCGCTCGCCGTTGATGCGGCGCACGCGGCGCACATGGCTTTCATAGCCACCGCTCTCGATCAGAGAGGCCAATGACTCCTGCCCCGCCATCGGAGAATGCCGGTCGGCAAGCTGCTTGGCGGTTTCGAAAACCTGCAGGAATTCCGCCGGGACGACGAGATAACCGATCCGCAGCATCGGCGAGAGCGTCTTGGAGATGGTGCCGAGGTAGATGACGGCCCCATGATCCTCGAGGCTATGCAGCGGGGGAACGGGGCTGATATCGTAGCGATATTCGCTGTCGTAGTCGTCCTCGATGACATAGGCGCCCTGCTCCCGCGCCCATTCCAGAAGCTGATGCCGCCGCGGGATCGGCATGACGCCGCCGAGCGGAAACTGATGCGAGGGCGTCACATAGGCCAGCCGGGCCGCGACCCCCGCCAGTTGCTCCGTTTGCATGCCGTGATCGTCAACCTCGACAGGAACGGGCGTGGCACCTGTACTGGCAAAGACCTGGCGCGCCATCCTGTAGCAGGGGTCCTCGATGACGAAGCTGTCCCCGGGGTCGAGCAGCAGGCGCGCGCAGAGATCGAGGCCCTGCTGCGAACCATTGACGATGACGATCTGCTCGGGGTCGCAGCGCACAGTACGGGCGCGCCAGAGATAGCCCTGAAGCGCTTGGCGGAGCCGGCTCGAACCGCACGGATCGTCATAGGCGAGCCGTGCCGGCCGCTGCGCCATCGCCGCGTTCATCGCGCGCTTCCAAACCGATGCGGGGAAATCTGAGGGCGCCAGGACGCCATATCGGAAATCAACCTTCAGCGTGTTCGGCAGGTAATCCGGCCAGCGCGGAGTACCACGCAGCCGTTCGCCATAGCTTGACAAGTGAACCGGGCCGAACCGTTTTGGGGGATTGGCGGTCAGCTCATGTCCCAGCAGTGAGGATGCGACACGAGGGCGCGCGCCTTGACGGATGTCGATGAAACCTTCCGCGGCCAGCTGCTCGTAGGCGACGGTGACGGTCGTTCGCGAGACGCCAAGTTCCTCGGCGAGACCACGGGAGGACGGCAGCTGGCTTCCGGTGCCGTAAACGCCTCTGAGGATCTGCTCGCGAAGCGCTTCGTAGATCTGGCGCGCGCCCATGCCATGCGAGCGGGTTGAAGCACCGGGACCTGGAGACTGGACCATTTCTTTTCCTGCCAACTGGACATTCCATATCAACCAGTTTGCAGCCACTCCTTCCGAAAGCCAAGGCACGTCTGAAGCCGATGCCCGAGACCGCAATCCAAGACCGGAAAGTGGCACATCTGCGAACGATGCCAAATTCGGCTTCGCTACCCTCGCGATCCATCACGGCTACGATCCGGCTGGTTTTCCCAATGCCGGTCAACCACGCGTCTTCCTGAGCTCGACCTACGATCGAAAGTGTTGCGGCGAATGAGGCCGCCGCCTTGGCGGCGCAATCCTCGGCGCCGCGGAAGCCTCCACACGCTGTACGAAACGGGCTTGCGCTACATCACCGGCGCGGCGCTCTCGACCATGTCCTCCCTCCTGGTTCTGCGCGGGCTGAAAAGGACTCTCGCGCTTCGCATGGAATGGCACAGCACCACGGCGCTTGCGATCGCGCAGGTGCGCGACGGGCATTCGGCCGTGGGTTAGGTGAGCTCCCCTTCTTCGACTCGCATCCCGATCAGGCGATTGCCCGAAAGGAGATGTCGGGCATCGCCAACGAGGGGGCCGAAGGGTCAAGGCGCGCTAAGACATGATCGTCGCCTCACCAATGCATTTTGCCAAAAGCATCTCAACGACGAATATGCCGGCTTGGCGCGCCGTAGGGCCGCCGCCTTATCCCGCGAGCGGCGCAGCCCGCTCGCACGTCCCGTCCGCTATGCGTAACACCAGGCTGATGCCGGAGACATAGGCAGTCACCGAACCGGGTCCGCCGTCGAGAAACGACGAATTGGTGCTGTCTTGAGCCACCGGCAAGCAAATCCATTACTGATCCTCGACTGCCATAGGCGTTATGCATGCTCGCAGCCTGGGCACAGTCATATGAAGATGCTTGGACAGAACGGTGTTTCGGCAACTGTTATCTGTCGTCCAGCTTTTGGCATCAGTTTTGATGGACGCGAGCAGCTTGCGAGGGACGCATCCGAACGCGGCGCTGCTCCCACAACCGTCGCAGTTCTCCTGTGAGAGCCTCGCGCTGGGCCTGATCCAGCGTAATTGTATCGAGGAGATCCGCGAGCACGGCTTCGCCCTCGATTCGCGTCAGCAGATCGAACAATTCAGGTGAAATACGCACACCGTCACGGCTGGAGTGATCCGTTCGGATTTCGCAGATGGTCTCCTGGCGATCCAGCGCCGTGTGAGCGCGGACCTTATACAGGGATACATAAGGCGGCAATGAAACCGCTAGCGCAGTCCAATCCTCCAGCGTTGCGGCCCGTTTTTTGACGAGGAACGGCCCGACCACAAGTCCATCCAACCCTGTCGTCAGGAACGTGGCAATCGAGTCTGCAACTGAATCCACGATCGGCTCGGCATTGTTGTTAAAGGACGTGTTGAGCAGAATTGGGATGCCAGTGCGCTGCTTGAAGGCATTGATGACGTCCCAGTAGGCCGGACTGGCCTTGCGCGATACTGTTTGCAGCCGAGCCGTACCGTCGACGTGCGTGATGGCGCCGAGCAAACCACGCTTGGAGTCGCGCACACGAACCACGAAATTCATGAAGGGAAATTCGCACGCACTGCCTGGGAGGTCGAAAAATTCGCGCGCATCCTCCTCCAGCACTGATGGGGCGAACGGGCGATACCCTTCCCGCTTCTTGACCATGGCGTTGATCCGGTCCTTGTTTGTGGCGGGCCTGGGGTCGGCAAGAATGCTGCGATTTCCGAGCGCGCGCGGCCCGAACTCCGAACGACCTTGCACCCAGCCGATCACGGCGCCACCGGCCATCCACTCGGCTGCCCTATCCGCCACCTCCTCAGTGCGTTCAAACTCCAGGTGCCCCGCCCATGCCTTTAGTTCCTCTTCCACAGCATGATCGCTCGCGAGATCCGGCCCCCAATAAACCTCCTGCAATCGCGCACGCGGCGCGGGGCGGCCCAACTCACCAGACACGATTAATGCAGCGCCCAATGCGCAGCCAGCGTCATGCGACGCGGGCTGCACGAAGATGTCTTCGAAAAGGCCTGAATAGAGCAGCTTGCCGTTCATGGAGCAATTGTGCGCAACGCCACCGGCCAGGCACAGCCGCGTCATCCCCGTGGCCTCACGATGATGCCGAAGAATGTGAAACACGATGCGTTCGAGTGCTTCCTGTAGCGACGCACTCACATCTTTGTGCTGCTGAGTGAATGGCATTCCCTTTTGCCGGACCTGAATGGTGCGAAGCAAAGTCGGACCGATGCGGTCCAGGTGGACGCGATACTCGCCGTTTGCAGACAGTTCATAGAACTGCTCGAAAAGCTCGCGATAGGGAACGGGATCGCCGTAGGGGGCAAGCCCCATTACCTTATATTCATCGAACAAGCCGTAGCCGAGATACCGGATCACCTCGAGATAAAATAGCCCAAGGGAATTGTTCTCTGGGAAAGTCGCGAGTTGCGAAATTTCAGCACCAGATCCTACCGCCACAAGACCCGACTGGAAATCACCAGAGCCATCAATCGCGAAAATCAGACTTTGCTCGAAGCCCGACATTGCAAAAGCACTCACGGCGTGCGCCTGATGATGACTTACGAATGAGATACGCGAAGGGTCGAGCTCGCTACCGAACTCCTGCGCCAACAGCTGCTGCACCAAAAATTTGGCATCCAACGGAATGGAGGCGTCGGGCTCGGAAGCAAGCATGTTTTCGAGCATGGCGTTGCAATAGGCTTCGGTAGCGTAGTACGCCACATGATCGATTTCGCTGAGCTGAACCCCAGCGGCTGAAAGGCAGTATTGAACCGAACTGATTGGGAGCTTGTTGGAGTGTTTGATCCGATTGAGGCGCTCCTCTTCTACGGCCGCGATGACCTGTCCGTCTCGGACGAGCACCGCAGCGCCATCGTGCATGAATGTATTCGCAATCTGGAATCGGTTTTCATAGACTTTGTCTAATCCGCCGCTCAATCCTAGACACAGCATCTCGCTCTCCGTTTATCGTACAGGAAGACTGAATTGGCCTGTCTCAAGGCCGTTTGATCAAAAACACAGGCTGCGTTGTCGTTCGCCGCCGCGAACGCCAGTCAGACATCACCAACCTCAAAGAAATTCTCTTACGCCTGGATCAACATGAGATCCTGTGATCGAGGTCCCGGGCGTTCCATAACGTTGAGAGATTGAGTGGATGCCACGAAGACCCTGGGTTGGATGCCGATTTGCATTGGCGATGTCGTTTTTATTTGCAGCACGAAGTCCGTAGCGCATTGTTTATCTCACTCTCTTTCGTCAGCGCATTAGTCGGCGGCGCAACAGCGCCATCGAGAGGAAGAATGGCAACAGCGCGTACAGGCCGAGCACACCGACGTGCAGGGCGATGCCGCTGATCGGGCGATCAAGCATAACCGGACGAATGAGGTCGATCGCATGTGACAGCGGCATGCATCGCGCTATCTGCTGAAAGGCGCCAGGCAGCTGGTTCAATGGGAAAACGGCGCCCGACAGGAACAGCATAGGTGTGAGGACAAGCGTCTGGTAAAACACGAAGTAATCGTAGCTGGGCGAAAGTGCGGTGACGATCATCGCGAGGCTCGCAAATACGCACCCTGTCAGAGCAATGATTGGCAGCGCATAGAGGACGGACGGCCAGGCGGCATAGCCCAAGGTTGCGGTGACGATGGTAATAGCCGTACCGGCCATGAAGGCCTTGGTGGCTGCCCACGCCAGTTCACCCAGAACGATGTCGCCGAGGGTAACGTGCGTATACAGCATGGCTTCCCATGTGCGTTGAGAATGCATGCGAGCGAAAGCCGCGTACAATGTTTCCAGGGTAGAGGCGGTCATCGCACTTACCGCGACCATGCCGGCCGCCAAAAAGGCGATATACGACGCACCGTCGACGCGGCCGACCATTATGCCGAGGCCGGTGCCTAGGCCGAAAAGGTAGATCATAGGATCGGCGAGGTTACCGAGAAGCGACACGAGTGCGACTTTCTTCCATGCCAGATAGTTGCGTCGCCATACCGCAACCCAGTTCCACGCATTGGCCGGCAGCGCCGCCGCAAAACCTTCAATCATCGCTCACTCCTCCATCTCGCGCCCGGTCAGCCGCAAGAAAACATCCTCGAGATTGGCTGGACGCAGAAGAAGACGCAGACCTGCTCGCCCCTGCAGTTGCGTGCGCACC from Mesorhizobium sp. 113-3-3 encodes the following:
- the nodB gene encoding chitooligosaccharide deacetylase NodB; this translates as MRRLDDRWKVQSECADGTGRRSVYLTFDDGPNPCFTPQILDVLAQNRVPATFFVIGAYAAEHPELIQRMIAEGHEVGNHTMSHPDLSKCGLGEVQREVFEANQAIMLACPQASIRYIRAPYGAWSEEVFTASEIAGLAALHWSIDPRDWSRPGTDAIVDAVLASVRPGAIVLLHDGCPPDESTRSTQASLRNQTVMALSNLIPALDACGYEIRSLPEHH
- the pdxR gene encoding MocR-like pyridoxine biosynthesis transcription factor PdxR; translated protein: MVQSPGPGASTRSHGMGARQIYEALREQILRGVYGTGSQLPSSRGLAEELGVSRTTVTVAYEQLAAEGFIDIRQGARPRVASSLLGHELTANPPKRFGPVHLSSYGERLRGTPRWPDYLPNTLKVDFRYGVLAPSDFPASVWKRAMNAAMAQRPARLAYDDPCGSSRLRQALQGYLWRARTVRCDPEQIVIVNGSQQGLDLCARLLLDPGDSFVIEDPCYRMARQVFASTGATPVPVEVDDHGMQTEQLAGVAARLAYVTPSHQFPLGGVMPIPRRHQLLEWAREQGAYVIEDDYDSEYRYDISPVPPLHSLEDHGAVIYLGTISKTLSPMLRIGYLVVPAEFLQVFETAKQLADRHSPMAGQESLASLIESGGYESHVRRVRRINGERREALLTALKRSFQGRIAVQGAEAGLHVVIWFNDLPRSRETALVEAAQYAGLGLHPISPLYHRQSGAGEADRVGLVMGYSALSIRQIEKGVEMLRDVVARL
- a CDS encoding PLP-dependent transferase, which produces MRYITGAALSTMSSLLVLRGLKRTLALRMEWHSTTALAIAQVRDGHSAVG
- a CDS encoding DUF6398 domain-containing protein is translated as MSSPSSTRIPIRRLPERRCRASPTRGPKGQGALRHDRRLTNAFCQKHLNDEYAGLARRRAAALSRERRSPLARPVRYA
- a CDS encoding carbamoyltransferase family protein, which encodes MLCLGLSGGLDKVYENRFQIANTFMHDGAAVLVRDGQVIAAVEEERLNRIKHSNKLPISSVQYCLSAAGVQLSEIDHVAYYATEAYCNAMLENMLASEPDASIPLDAKFLVQQLLAQEFGSELDPSRISFVSHHQAHAVSAFAMSGFEQSLIFAIDGSGDFQSGLVAVGSGAEISQLATFPENNSLGLFYLEVIRYLGYGLFDEYKVMGLAPYGDPVPYRELFEQFYELSANGEYRVHLDRIGPTLLRTIQVRQKGMPFTQQHKDVSASLQEALERIVFHILRHHREATGMTRLCLAGGVAHNCSMNGKLLYSGLFEDIFVQPASHDAGCALGAALIVSGELGRPAPRARLQEVYWGPDLASDHAVEEELKAWAGHLEFERTEEVADRAAEWMAGGAVIGWVQGRSEFGPRALGNRSILADPRPATNKDRINAMVKKREGYRPFAPSVLEEDAREFFDLPGSACEFPFMNFVVRVRDSKRGLLGAITHVDGTARLQTVSRKASPAYWDVINAFKQRTGIPILLNTSFNNNAEPIVDSVADSIATFLTTGLDGLVVGPFLVKKRAATLEDWTALAVSLPPYVSLYKVRAHTALDRQETICEIRTDHSSRDGVRISPELFDLLTRIEGEAVLADLLDTITLDQAQREALTGELRRLWEQRRVRMRPSQAARVHQN
- a CDS encoding ABC transporter permease; the encoded protein is MIEGFAAALPANAWNWVAVWRRNYLAWKKVALVSLLGNLADPMIYLFGLGTGLGIMVGRVDGASYIAFLAAGMVAVSAMTASTLETLYAAFARMHSQRTWEAMLYTHVTLGDIVLGELAWAATKAFMAGTAITIVTATLGYAAWPSVLYALPIIALTGCVFASLAMIVTALSPSYDYFVFYQTLVLTPMLFLSGAVFPLNQLPGAFQQIARCMPLSHAIDLIRPVMLDRPISGIALHVGVLGLYALLPFFLSMALLRRRLMR